Proteins encoded in a region of the Planococcus citri chromosome 1, ihPlaCitr1.1, whole genome shotgun sequence genome:
- the CCT3 gene encoding T-complex protein 1 subunit gamma yields MFGHPSAPVLVLSSNTKRESGKKVQLENIGAAKAIADVIRTCLGPQAMLKMLMDPMGGIVMTNDGNAILREITVQHPAGKSIIEIARTQDEEVGDGTTSVIVLAGEMLAVGEQFLDEQMHPTVIIGAYRQALEDMVTVLEEKISVKLDVTDKKQLLSVLQSCVGTKFIGRWSEMACNIALDAVNIVSLEENGRKEIDIKRYARIEKIPGGTIEDSTILNGVMVNKDVTHPKMRRYIKNPRIILLDCTLEYKKGESQTNIEVAQEADFTRILQLEEEYIEKICSDIIALKPDVVFTEKGISDLAQHFLLKAGISALRRLRKSDNNRIARACGATIVNRTDELKEEDVGTGAGLFEIKKIGDEYFCYITECKDPKACTILLRGASKDVLMETERNLQDALHVARNIMLNPKLVPGGGAVEMAVSHAIMEKSKSIEGVSQWPYKAVAQALEIIPRTLAQNCGANTIRTLTALRAKHATGDTLWGINGETGKIVKMDELGIWEPLSVKLQTYKTAVETAILLLRIDDIVSGSKKKDKSDEPRAAAPTEESMKE; encoded by the exons ATGTTTGGGCACCCATCAGCGCCTGTACTTGTTCTga GTTCCAATACCAAGCGTGAATCTGGTAAGAAAGTCCAGCTGGAGAATATCGGTGCCGCTAAA GCGATCGCTGATGTCATTCGAACATGTTTGGGCCCACAAGCcatgttgaaaatgttgatggaTCCTATGGGTGGTATAGTTATGACTAATGATGGCAATGCCATATTGAGAGAAATTACTGTACAGCATCCTGCTGGAAAATCCATCATCGAAATCGCCAGAACTCAAGATGAGGAG GTCGGTGATGGTACAACTTCCGTCATAGTATTAGCTGGAGAAATGCTGGCCGTTGGTGAACAATTCCTTGATGAACAAATGCATCCCACTGTAATTATCGGTGCTTATCGTCAAGCTTTAGAAGATATGGTTACcgttttggaagaaaaaattag TGTTAAATTGGACGTTACTGACAAGAAACAGTTATTATCCGTTTTACAATCCTGTGTGGGAACTAAATTCATCGGTCGTTGGTCAGAAATGGCCTGCAATATTGCTTTAGATGCGGTAAATATTGTTTCTTTGGAAGAAAACGGCAGAAAAGAAATTGATATTAAACGATATGCGcgtattgaaaaa ATCCCTGGTGGAACCATCGAAGATTCGACAATTTTGAACGGTGTCATGGTAAATAAAGATGTGACTCATCCTAAAATGAGGAGGTATATTAAAAATCCTAGAATTATCCTTCTCGATTGCACTTTAGAATACAAGAAAGGCGAAAGCCAG ACCAACATCGAAGTCGCTCAAGAAGCAGATTTTACTAGAATTCTTCAATTAGAAGAAGAATATATCGAAAAAATATGTTCGGATATAATCGCTTTAAAACCAGATGTCGTATTCACAGAGAAAGGAATTTCCGACTTGGCGCAGCATTTCCTATTGAAG GCCGGTATATCTGCTTTACGACGCTTGCGTAAATCCGATAACAACAGAATAGCTAGAGCTTGTGGTGCTACGATTGTCAATCGTACCGATGAATTAAAAGAGGAAGATGTTGGTACCGGGGCTGgattattcgaaattaaaaaa ATAGgagatgaatatttttgttACATTACTGAATGTAAAGATCCGAAAGCCTGTACTATTCTCCTTCGTGGTGCTAGTAAAGATGTTCTTATGGAAACTGAGCGTAACTTACAAGATGCTTTACATGTTGCTCGAAATATCATGTTGAATCCTAAACTCGTTCCTGGGGGTGGTGCCGTCGAAATGGCAGTTTCTCAT gCAATAATGGAAAAGAGTAAAAGCATAGAAGGTGTCAGCCAGTGGCCGTATAAAGCAGTTGCTCAAGCGTTAGAAATTATTCCTCGAACATTGGCACAAAATTGTGGAGCTAATACTATTCGTACTTTGACTGCTTTACGAGCGAAACACGCTACTG GTGATACTTTATGGGGTATTAACGGGGAAACAGGAAAAATCGTTAAAATGGACGAATTAGGTATTTGGGAACCTCTCTCGGTGAAACTGCAAACTTACAAAACTGCTGTCGAA ACTGCTATTCTGTTATTACGAATTGACGACATTGTATCTGGCTCGAAAAAGAAGGATAAATCTGACGAACCTAGAGCTGCTGCACCAACCGAAGAATCGATGAAGGAATAA